The segment TTTTGATCAATGAATGTGCATAACTTCCTCTTGTGAATCACTACACTTCTGTGCCATACATAGAAAATGTAACCTTTCATAAAAATCAACCATCAGATACTAACATGTTCTTTCTGAAAAGTATTGATTTGCAAAGAAGAAAAGCTTAccaaacttggaattttcagacATATTCATCATTATGATGAACTCCCCAGCCTTCCAAGTTGTCCCCTTCTATGGTGACCACTTTGCACTGCTTCTGGAATCAGTAAGTAAGGAATCAGACAGTgagcagggcaggagggaagTCGTAGAATCTGCAGGGGTTCTTTGCCTTGTCACAATGACAAGGGCATTTCCTGACATTTAGTGGGTTAAAGCCAGAGTAGCTACACCTGCACAGCAGTTTGGCAAAAGGAAGAAATGTCCTGTATCCTACAGTATGCCTGAATGTCTGTCTGGCTGGACACTCATCTGAGCCTGGAAATTATCTGCTGAAATTAAATGATGCAGTGAGTTTTACAAAGTATTTTTTGCATAGAATTTTAGCATTCACCTCTGCTCTTTGATTTTACTATGCTGGTATATAGAAGGCTGAAAGAGTTTTCTCATCTTCTGCTGCCGAATCCTGACTTTTTCATGCCAAGTAAGTACAAGCATATAGACACTTTATTATACTTCTTAGTATGGTTGTGAATGGAACATTTACATAGCAGAACAGATATTATTATAAATTTACTTCCCCTTTCTATTCCAAATAGGGCTTCATATTAATATTTTTGGAATGTGTATAAATTATATTATCCAATAATTTCTGGACTTaaagaaagaattataaaatGCTTATTATAATAAAGGGGTCCTAGGGCTGATCTGGATGAGAAGCAATTGCTATAAAAATTAAGCAATAGCAGACAAAGTCTTTCTCCACTCATCCCCTTGCACATACATAATTTCAGTGTTAGAATCATTCAAAAGAAAGGACAGTGGTGTGGGCCTAAGTCTTTAATAAGAAACAACCCCAGTAAATTCTgtatctctgtacttccatggaAGTCTTAAACTGATTTTCTATCGGCAAGCCATATCAGCTATATCTTCTTTGTGTCTGTCCTTGCAGATGGCGTTTAATGATTGCTTTATTTTGAACTATCCTGGCAACCCCCAGCCAGGGGACTTGATTGAAGTGCTTCGTCCTGGCTATCAGCACTGGGCATTGTACTTGGGGGATGGTTATGTTATCAACATAGCACCTGTAGGTAAGGTTTGTTTCAGCAACTCCCGGGAGCTATTTAGTTTTCTTGTcataaaaagaaaggatgaatgaaatcataaaattaaaaaaataaaaataaataatagaaagtaGATAAATCTATCTGATCTAGGTTTAGGGAAAGATTCTAAGACCAAAAGGCCATTGAGTATATCATAAAGCTCAATTAGCAATAATACTAAAAACCTCTGGATTAAGAAATACCcaatttaaaagcagatcagtTGGGAAAAAACACAGACATGACAAGAGTCAGCATTTTAATATATCACACAAATCAATGATTTCAATTCATTCAACATCTGTTTATAGATTACTCAGTATTTGCAAATGCTGTTCTAGATGCTGGGGGTACATAGATTCCTGCCTACATGTAGAGCTTATATTTTAGTGGAGAGAGAGACCATGAAGAAAACACAGAGAGCAATGTTAGAATAAAGAGGAGTgatatggagaaaataaagcaaagaaacagaGTAGGAAGTCCTGGGTGTTGGGGGTGCTGCAGGTTCAAACGAGGTGGTCAGGGAAATCTCATAAGAAAGTAACATTTGGGGAACAACTTGGAAGAGGTAAGGAAACCAGGCAGATAATATTGGGGGAAAGAGTTTCTGGGGTGAGGGAACAGCAAATATCAAAATCCCTACAAACAAAAGGTCAAAGAATTGTGAACAGTTTgtagaagaagaaaagcaaaagccAACACCAAATTTTAAAGGTTTCAATTTTTTAGTCatctagaaattataaaataaagtggCAGGTTTATGCCTATCACACTAGCAAAGGTTAAAAAGATGATAATGTTGATAAGAGTATAATGAATGAACCCAAGATTTTTGATAGAAATAAAAGCTGATAGCATCAGTCATGAGAACAGTTTAACAGTATGTACTAAGAGTCTTGAAAGACTCTGTATGCTTTGACCTTGTTGTACTTCTACGAATCTGTTCTTGGGAATTATTTATAGAGATGTAGACCTAACATTTCTGTATAGGAGCATTCACTTTTATCTCATTTATAATGGTTTAAGAAATAGACAATGGCTTAATGTTCAACAGGGGAATAAATGAATTATGATTTAGCCACAGAATTATTTAGTACCTGTGTTTGATAGAATTCCTTAGTTACAAGTAGCAGGAATCAAACTCAAATTAGCTTAAGCAAAAAGACAAATCCCTTGCTTCACTGAGGAAAACTACAGAAAGAGTAGAAGTGGTGCTTGTCTCACAGACGCCCGGAAATAGGGGTTTGAACATAATTGTCAAGACCGTCTGCCTCGgcattttgtatttgttgttttcATCCTCCCAGTCTGTGTCTTCCTAAGAAGTAGGGCTCGAGCCATCAGCATCCTCCTGTGACCCAACAGGAGAGAAAGCTAATCCCAGCCCATTGAAGTTAGAAAAGTCATGGAAAACAGCTCTAATTGATCCTTGCGTCTATTGCTGGGCTGTCCTATGCCCAGAAGAATGGGATATTATGATTGGCCTATAGAGaatctttttcagaaagaaagagGCAGTGGTGGAATAGGATGCTGGATAGATCAAAGCAACAGTCACTACAATAgccattaaaaatcatatttccTGCCATGTTTAATTACATGAAAGATTATCTTGTATGATATTTATGTGAAAATTCCAGATGAAAGATACAATATGTAATGATAGCCAGTTTGcaaaaaaattatacatacatgactgcacacatatatgcacatctACAGATGTGTTAATTAAAGGCATAATAGAAGTACATCAGAATAAAGATAGTAGTTGTTTCTGGGTGGCAGGATAATAGGTGAtttatatttagatatttaagctggttttttttctgttttgtaaatGTACAAAAATAACCACCAGATTTATTTATTAGCAACAAAAATGTATGCAAATAACAAACATCcaggaatattttttttccaagatATCCTTAAAAAGAAGTGTTTATAGGCCTAAGTCTTACTGTCTTGGGAACTTATGAGAATTTTTAATGAAGTAGTTTTGAAACATTTTGAGATATTTGCCTCTTGTTCTGGAGAACTGGCCATGGAAATGGCAAATAAAGTGACATTTACAATACAGAGCTGCTAGCTGTTAGTTTCTGCAGAGTCTAGTGATTAAGTTTAGACAACTCTCTACATTATTTCTGAGTTTTCATATCTGGAAAATAATATAAGATTTTGGTACTGTTTCCTCATTTTCATGTCTTAAGCTCTGAGATTGAAGCACTGAGCTTTGATCCTGTGGACTGAAATTTAATTCCTGTTTCTGTTAACTAcagaatattttgatattttgcaAGCCAGTTTTCCTCCCTAAActtcaatttcctcttctgtaaattgATTTCATTAGACCAGTTAAAAGAAGTTGAGTAATTCTAACTAGGATGTATATGCTGTAGGAACTTTCAGTGTGTAAGATACTAGCTGGAAATGCTGCTCCAATGAAAAGGAGCTTGGAGGATAGAAAAAAAAGAGGAGTAGAAAAGAAGGTTTACTTTTAATTATTACTAAAAGAGAAAGTGTCTAAATGCTGGTTATTTAGCGACCCTTCCCTTCATGTTCACTTGAACTCTGGCCAAGCATAGCCGTCCTGGGCAGATGGAGAGGTACTGTGGCCCACTATTAGAGCTGAACACTGAGGAATCATTTGTTCAGGCTCAGATACTGACAGTGGCAGGCCAGGTTGCAAAGGTTCCTGGCAGTCTAGGCAAATTCTTCCCAGCAGAGGCAGTGAAATGGAGTGGCTGGCAGGCATGTGCCACTCCAAGAGGTGGATGGGGCATAGCATGAGGGCCCATCTAGTGGACAGCACCTACTAGGTTAGGATCAGTTTCAGGACTTGGTTTCTTAGCCAAAGGAATTGGCAAGGCAACAGCAGGGCCCAGCCTGCCTGAAGGCAACTGATCCTTAAAGGACTGAGGTACCATATAGGTTTCAAATTGGACCCAAACTGAAGCCAAGTTGAAAGAATAGTGTAAAAAGTGGAGGAGAGGTTAAGGAGTACAACTTAGACACTAGGATGAGCCTACTAAATATAATACACTATGCTGAGACCCAGAGATGTTAGTTTTGAAGGGTTCAGATAGTGAAAAGCCTGCTTTATCAAGAAAGTGGATGATCTTATCTGTACTATGTTAGGAATGTGTACCAAGATCTCCAATTGATACCAATTGATAGATAACTTATTCCTCAAGAATGGATAGAGTTTTCTCACTGCATTTGTTCTATGGAGAGATacaaattttcaaaaagttttCTTACAGTCTCACTCATATGGTATTGTGTTATGGATAAATTACAGAATGAGTGCTTAAGGATGGTAAGATCAAGTGGTTTCTGGTTTGTGATAAGTCTGGGACAGAGCTGCATTTAGTCATCCTGATACTTCCAAAAACATGCATTGGAATTCGATGGCATAGGATTTCACTGGGCCTGGGTCACTGTATCTTGCTAACTAGAATTCTCCTTGTAGAAGATGGCATTCCTGCATCATTTACAAGTGCCAAGTCTGTGTTCAGCAGAAAGGCCCTGGTGAAGATGCAGCTACTGAAGGATGTTGCAGGAAATGACACATAcagaataaacaataaatatgatGAAGCATACCCCCCTCTCCCTGTGGAAGAAGTCATGCAACGGTCAGAGTATATTATTGGACAGGAGGTGGAGTATGACATATTTGTCAACAATTGTGAGCATTTTGTGACTTTGCTTCGCTATGGAGAAGGAATTTCAGAGCAGGTGAGTTTTCTTTAGGAGATATGTAAGAAGTTTCTTGCATTCAAAAGATAGTAACTACTGACTATGATAAGGCCTCAGgcaaaatgaaaagaacaaagaaaatatgagaaCAATGAAGGATAAAGAAAGGAACTGAGTTGTCCAAGGTCATGCAGCCAGTTAATGACCAAACTAAAACCAGAGTATAGATATCAGGAATCTGGGGCTAGAAGGGACTTGAAGCCAGCAAGATCATAGCTTTCTGTCTTACTGCTCTCTGtcatttgggttttttccccttatccaaCAATCAGTGACCTCGTATACTGAAAagaatgctgatttttttttgagTGAGAGTTCATTTGCTAAAAATAGAGATGGTAATTCCAAGATTCTTTTCCATTAGTGGACAGGGACTAACTAGTGACATATCTTAGTGtgtttgaaaatgttttccatttctttgcaaTGCTAATTTTCAAGGAAATGTGCTTTTAAGTAGATCCTTTGATTGAGTTTTTAGATGATTTTTAATTCATTAACTATTTTAAAAGTAGCTTGCAATTTTGTCATCTACCACCAGTATTTTTGTAGTATGGCAGATTTCTAGCTTAAAGTGTGCCTGAGTCAATTGCACTTTCCTTACTTATCGTCCCACCAATCCAATTCCATCATTGATGTTTTCACCTAACAATTTATTGAATTGATAGAAAAGAATGAGTGTATAAGGCTCCTAGGTCTTGAAATGGTGGATCAGTTATATCAACATGTATTCTAAGGAATGAGGTTATAATTCTTCTCGTGAAAGCTTGGGAAAATGGAGGATGGAATATAATGAAAGGACATATTTGTTTTCATTAGGAAATAATTTAAttggaaattcatttttattaggAAGTACATTAACATAATGAATGTTCTACTCACATGTAGCAATAAATTGCTTCTGAGCCAGAACACAGAGGCCATACACACAAATTCCTGCTTGCCAGTGCATTGAAAATGAGTGGGATAGCTAGGAAATAGTGTTCATCCTTCTCCTTTATAGTGAAGTGTCCACTGCACTCAATAGGCAGTTTTTAAAAGTATGGTTAAATGACAAGGAATTAGAATTGTCTTCTTGCTTTGACTCCACCATCTTCTCACATTTCATACTCAGAGTCAAGAcccatgaaaaaataaacatttctcaaCAACTAGTAGAACCGTTGTTCTAGCAGGTCCTGATGAAGCCGGTGCAGTGACAGCCTTAGGAACCCAGCTAAGCTTTGGAATTCTACTGACCTGAGCTAAAACTTCATCctcaccacttactagctgagtGACTTTGGGTACATTGTTTATCAGGTTGCTGTTTCCTAATCTGTGAACTGAGGTTGTTTTGAAGATTATAGGAGATATCTGAGTCTCTTAGCAAACTGTATTACATATTATCCATCCCAATATACAGCATACTTCAGATGaatattatttctaatttaagtatttcagcattttatagatttttcttGGTAGTCTTCAATAAAATTTCTGTCAGTCTAATGGAAAACACAGCAATtagattgttatttttattatttctcaataaTGAATAGTACTATAACTAATAATACCTACTATTAGAATAGTTTTGGGTCCTCTTAGGGCTTAAGGATCTTGAGCATAGAGCAGTTTTCTTGGGGAATgactatgtatttatttttatttatgaaactgtaaatgcataaaaaatattagaaaggGGGAAGGGTTATGGCCCATGGtcccatctttttcttctttgttcttttctgtacTTAAAAACAATTAATAGACTTAATTTttgtagagcagttttaggttcaccgCAAAACTGAGCTGGAAATGTAGAGAATTCCTGTATATGCCCTGCCCACCACACACATTCACAGCCGTCCCCACCATCAACATCCCATGTCACTGTAGTATATTTGTTACAAAAGATGAGCCAACATAGACATATTAACCAAAGCCATAGTAAAGGAAACCAGAGTGTCACCCCAAGATGCATGTCATGGGGACTATGAGTTGAGGGCCATTGAGAGGAAACCAATACAAGGAAAGCTCCCAGCCCTTCCCGTATTTGCCTACAAGGAGGACATAAATTTTCAAAGGTATTCTTCATCTCCTCTCTGCTAGGAAGGACAAAAGTTAATCATTGGGGACAACCAGTGGTTAACATAAGACTCTTATCAGCCTACAGAGGGCACCAGAGGAATCTGCATAAAAAACTAATCTACCATTAGTTTCTCATATATTTACTTACCTTCTCATGATCTGTCACCCTTAGAAGCCTAAAACTGctttcatttttgcatttctttacaAATTTACTGTTTTATATTGAAGATGCTGTATAAGCCTGAAAAGCCACTTTTTTAAGTTATTCTTTCCTGAGCTTCtcccatatatacatatacaataaaTGTACATGTTAATacacttctgtttgtttttctcaagttaatctgtttttatttcagaGCCTTGGCTAAGAACCCAAGATTAGTAAGTGAAAAAATTTTCATGGTTTTACCTTTTTCAGAGTATCCATACAGTTAAAATCATACTAAGCCATATGGGTTTAAAATTCCTCCATTACTTTTCATgatttgatagctcatttctttttatcaccaagtaacattccattgtttggatgtaCATTTACTTACTGAGGACATCTTAGTTGATTCTAAGTTTTAggaattatgaataatgctgctagaaACATTCAggtgcagatttttgtgtggatataagcTTTCAGTTcattgggtaaataccaaggagcatgattgctgggttgaatggtaggagtatgttaattttgtaagaaaccaccaaattcttccaaagtggctgtactgttttgcatttccaccaacagtgaatGAGTTCTTGTTGCTCCACCTCTTCTTCAGCATTTGATACCATAAGCATTGTGGactttagccattctaataggtacatagtagtatctcattttaatttgcaattccctaaatACATgtgatgttgagcaactttttatatgcttatttgccacctGCATGTCACAGATGACGATGTCTCTTGACATCTTTCAcgatttttaaattgggttgtgtgtttgtttttttattgttgaatttgaagagttctttgcatattttagataacagtcctttatcagatttgtCTTTTGCATCTGTCTGTGCCTTATCTTTTCTGTATTctaaaaatttctaaaatcaacattttgcacTGTTATGGTCTATAATAAAGTTATTAAAACGTGTCTGTCTTATTGGAAAATGAAAGCACCCTTGAATAGGCCCAGACAAGCTGATACACAATATACCCTGACCTCAGCCTTAAGAGTCTTGGGGGAAGAGTTTATTTTAGTAAACTCTGTAGTGATCTGTAAACACTGTGTCTGGACACAGTCCTCCAAGTCCAGCTAACATTTCACTGGGCATGTGTAAATCATCAGAATGAGGCCTTGATTACAGCCCATAGATAGAAAGCCATATACAGGATGAAGCGTGCAGAATCAGAGGAAGTGTGCATGAAGGGCGCCATGAAGTAAAAGCTCTTGTTCATGGTGGTTCAGCAAGAATATCCTAGGATGTTAAATAGTTCTGGTCAGGTACCATCACACATAATTGCAAGGGACTGTCCAAATTACATGGCATTTTGCCATCTAGAATGCAACTTGAAACACGAATTTGAGGTTTGGGAAACTGCATGCACTGCCAGAAGTGGCTTTATTTTCATTGTATCTGGCCTTTGCAATCTCAGGGGGCTTTGGTTTAGGGTCTAGTTACTCATCCCTTTCTCAAGCCTCTTAGATTAATGGTATTTCTCTCACATATGTGTTTCTAGTGGCTGAAAGATACCCAGTGAGTTAGGTCTGCAACTAGCTGGGGCCACCCTACCCAAAGGATCCTGCCATTTTCACAGGGCCTTACAGTACCCTGCTGCCATTTGACATCTCTCTTTAAAGACACCAATTGCACCTTCCTATTTTTCCATTGCCTCCCACATTTCCCTGTATCAGACTTCCTTGGGATCTCAGAATCTGCCTGGAATCATATAAGGATTGGCCTGATTTATAATCCCCGATCCCTGTCTGATTATGATTCTGCTCCTCTTTGTCCTGTGTCTTGTGTCTCCCTGCCCCTCTTTGCTTTCCATGTGCTCAGTACTGGCTCTCTGCTGCAGTGAATTCTGACTCTCTCATGGGAAATAACTTAGTAGCAactaattaaaaaacataaataaaagaatcaacaaaatg is part of the Manis pentadactyla isolate mManPen7 chromosome 1, mManPen7.hap1, whole genome shotgun sequence genome and harbors:
- the PLAAT1 gene encoding phospholipase A and acyltransferase 1, translated to MAFNDCFILNYPGNPQPGDLIEVLRPGYQHWALYLGDGYVINIAPVEDGIPASFTSAKSVFSRKALVKMQLLKDVAGNDTYRINNKYDEAYPPLPVEEVMQRSEYIIGQEVEYDIFVNNCEHFVTLLRYGEGISEQANRAISAIGFVTAAAGAFSFLSLFQKSKEQNTIKILLKKYWN